The DNA sequence CCACCACAGTTACCCGCCGTCTTGAAAACGCGTCGTATGGGCTATGACGGCCAGGGCACTTTCATCCCCAAAACCCTTGAGGAGTATCAAGCGATCGTCCATCAGATTGGCGCGGCCGATTTACTGTACGAAGCGTTTGTCCCCTTTGAGCGGGAACTGGCAATCATGGCCGCCCGGTCAAGCGATGGCAACATCGTCGTCTACCCGATTGTCGAAACCCAGCAAGTCGAGCAAGTTTGTCGCTGGGTGATTGCCCCGGCCGCAATTAGTGCCAGTATGACCGTAGAAATCCAGCGGATCGCGCACACACTTTTAGAGCAACTCGACGTCATCGGTATTTTCGGCATTGAGCTATTCATGACGGCGGACGATCGAGTCTTAGTCAACGAAATTGCCCCACGCACCCATAATTCTGGCCACTACACTCTTGATGCCAGTATCACATCACAATTCGAACAACAATTGCGCGCCGTATCCGGCTTACCGCTTGGGGATCCAGCATTAAACTGTGACGGGGCGATCATGGTAAATCTACTGGGATTTGAAACCGCTCACCATGATTATGCGGAGAAACGGGCACAACTGGCCGCGCTACCGCAGAGCAACGTGCATTGGTATGGCAAAACCGAATCCCGCCCCGGCCGTAAATTAGGCCATGTAACAGTCCGTCTAATGGCCGCAGAATGGCGCGATCAGGCATTAAATACGATTCAGCAAATCGAGCAGATTTGGTATCCCTAAGCAGGATGTGATGACTGGGGGAAAATCCGTAAAAATACCCCCTACACACATCGCCGAACTATCGCTACAATGTGCGTAGGCTTTTCTGGAACGTTGGTGACTGCCAATAATGTTTTTTGATCTATGTTTTTTCTTTATAAGGGAGCCAAGCGGTCTCGTGGCAGTAAACTGAGCTTGCACTCAGAAACTTTAAGCGATTCACAGCGCACCCACCTGGTCTAACCAGGTCTAAAGCTGAGGTAAGACGGCGTTCTGGGGCCTACCAGATTTTGACAAATCCGCGATTTGCACCATGCAAATCGCGGATTTGTTTTTGCTGCGGCTGCGCGATCAATCCCAACACCTCAAGGATTTGCACCGCGCATTTGGACAGAGGGCACTGACGTCTCTACAATGAGGTCTGGCGCAGCGATAACGCGATCGCCAACTCTCTGGCCCGCAATGCCGACCAACTTTATGACTTCTGACGATATTGCAATTTCTCTGTCCGATGTCTCGAAGTGCTTTAAGCTCTACGACCAGCCCGTCGATCGACTCAAGGATTTACTGCTGCCAACCAAGGTCCGATCACGCGACTTCTGGGCTCTACGTGACATCAATGCCAACATCACCAAAGGCCAAACCGTCGGCCTCGTCGGCCAAAATGGCTCCGGTAAAAGTACCTTACTCCAGCTCATTGTCGGCACGCTGACGCCCACAAGTGGTCAAATTCAGGCAAAAGGTCGGATTGCCGCCCTCTTAGAACTTGGCAGCGGCTTTAACCCCGAATTCACGGGTCGCCAAAATGTCTTCTTCAATGGTCGTGTCCTGGGGCTCAGCCAGGCCGAAATCGAAGCGCGATTTGATCAGATCGCCGCCTTTGCCGACATTGGCGAGAAACTCGAAGAACCGGTCAAGACCTATTCCAGTGGGATGTTTATCCGACTCGCCTTCGCCGTGATTATTAATACCGACCCCGATATTTTGATCGTGGATGAAGCCCTCGCCGTCGGTGATATTTACTTCCAACAAAAGTGTTTTCAGCGCATTCGGGAACTGCGTGACCAAGGCGTGACCATTCTGTTTGTCTCCCATGAATCCGCCTCTGTGTTTCGCCTGTGCGATCGGGCGATGCTGCTCGAACATGGTCAGGTCGTTATGGACGGGGAACCCAAGCCCGTCCTTGACTTATACGAAGCCCAAATGCTGAAGCAATTTGAGAATCGATCGGATGATTTTCAAATTCAAGTGGTGCCCGCCTCCCCCGAAACCACGGCGGCGGCCACCGAGGAACTATCCACGGCACCAGCAGCGGACAACATCGCGGTTGAGTCACCCGACCCAACCCCCAATCAATCACCTCAAATTGCCGTCAACTCCGATGACTTGGTCCAAATCCAATTTGTGCGAATTCTCAATCTAGCCGGCGAAGAAATTCCGACAGTCACCAGCAGCGAAACGATTCAAATTGCCGTCGGCGTATGGTGCAATCAAGCCCTTGCCGATCCCCACGTCGGCTTCAAAATCCGGAACCGCCAAGGCGAAGTCATCTTCGAAACCAACACCCAGTGTATGGGGCAAACACCGGGCGCGATCGGGGCCAATGAATTGCTCGAAGTCCGGTTCCGATGTCAAGTACCCCTGTGGGATGGCCAATATACGATCAGTGTCGGTGTGGCCAATGAAGCGATCGGTCCCGCCATCTTCCGCCGCACCTTGATTTATGCCCACGATCTCGCAGTGCTCACCATTCTGAAAAACCCCAAAGATATTATTTGGGCCGGCATCACCAATCTCAACCCGACGCTACAGATTCTGAATCCCACAACGCCCCAAGCCTAAAGCCACCTGAACTAATGCCTCATGCTCGATGCGATCCTGCAGGAATACCAAACTAGCACCTATCAATTTCGCCACATTGCCAATCCCGATGATCCGCTCGCGGCCAAGTTTACCGAATGGGAAGACTACTATCGGCTGAAATGGGCGATCGCCCGCACCCTCCAACCGCAAAGCATTTTAGAAATCGGGGTGCGCTACGGTTATTCGGCCCATGCATTCCTTGATGCCATGCCCCAGAGCCAATACCTCGGCATTGATTTAGATTGCGAAATGGCCGGCGGGGTAAAAGGGGCGATTAATTGGGCGCGCAAAATTTTGGCACCATTTGCCGCAAGGGTCCTCGTCGCGGACAGCCAAGCAATGTCTCAGTTTCCGGGCGACCGATATGATCTGATTCATGTGGATGGCCAACAGGACGGCGACAGCTCGTTTCACGACCTGAGCCTCGCGATCCAGCAAGGGGATTACGTGCTGGTCGATGGCTATCACTGGTCGACGCCCAACTTCCTCGCCGTCAATGATTTTCTCCTCCAGCATCGCCAGCAATTAGCTTGGTACGCCAGTATTCCTGGCTACGCGGGTGAGCTATTAATCAAACCGAAACCGACGGCCCGGCCGGCCGCAGTTCAGACCAGCCAGGATCTCCAAGCCACCTACGACAAAACCTACTACACCCAATCCTGTCATGGCTATGACAGCTTCACCCGTTATCAGGGACAACGGCTGGAAGACGAACGTCTCATTGGTGCTGCCACCTTAGCCTGCCTCAAACCCCAGGGTCACGTCCTGGACCTCGGCTGTGGTCGGGGAGAACTCACAATTCATCTAGCCCAACAAGGCTATCGGGTCACGGCGATCGACTATTCGGCCACCGCAATTGAACTCGCACAAGCCTGTCTCAGCCAGCAGCCAGACTTACAAAGTCTGGTGGAACTACACTGTGCCGATGTAAATCAAGTCAATTTGCCAGCCGCAAGTTACGACTTAGTCATTGCAACGGATTTAATCGAGCACTTAAATCCCAGCGAAGTTGTCAGCCTCTATAACCGGATCAATCGGTGGCTAAAATCCGAGGGCTTATTCATCGTGCATACTTTTCCGAACCGCTGGTATTACCAGTACGACTACGCCCGCAAACGCCGTTTGGCAAAACGACTTGGGGCTTACCTGCCGCAAAATCCGCGGACCGAATACGAAAGGCTGATGCATATTAATGAACAATCCCCCCGCGCCCTCAAACGTCAGCTCAAGGATGCTTTTAGACATCATCAGTTATGGTTCGCCACCGCTGGCCCCCAGGGACTCGGCGGCAGTTTAACGCAATCGTTGACCCACCGCGAACTCGCCGCGGCACCGAGTCTTTATGCGATCGCCAGCGCCCAACCGCTCCCAGCGCTGCACCCACTCCTCACAACCCAGCCGATCCGGTGGCTCCGAAGCCAACAGCTGCGCCAACGATTTACCTTAGAGATTGTTCACGCACCCGATACCGTACCCGCCGCCCAACCCTTCGAAATTCAGGTCAGGCTGACGAACCACAGTCAGCAAATTCTCCACAGCCTCGGCGCTTACCCCATTAATTGGAGTTATCGCTGGGTCGATCGCCAAGGTGACGCCATTATCGCCAGTGGCGATCGCACAAGACTATTTCCGCCGTCACTACCGATTGACCCAGGATCAAACACGACCGCTCCAACTGCCACCACAAGCAAACGATCGCGAGCGACCGCTCCATATCATGTCAGAATTGTGGCGCCCGATCAGCACGGCGAGTACTGCCTACAGGTTACGCTAGTACAAGAGCAGATTCGCTGGTTTGACCAACCCCCGATCGGACTAAAGCAGACGCGATGCATCAGCATTACCGCAAACAATTCGCGTTGATTCCACGTGTTCCTTTAAATTTGTGATTGCAAAAGGCCTTTCTTCCGTGATTGAAACTCATCAGCCCAACAATAATCCGCAAACCCTCACACAGCGACTGCAAGCAGAACTGGAACGGCAGCAGCAAGCTGATACTTCTCCGGCCGCACCGATTTCCCTGCGCGTTTCAACCCGGCAAGCACAGCTGGCACATATTGATTTAATTCTGGACGCTGCCACCCAGAAAAACCAACCCCGGACCGTCTTACCTGGAAAACTGGATCGCCTACCGATCATTAGTCACAGCAAAATCAAACGATTATTGCTCAAAGTTTATAACTTCCTCTTTAAGGAACAGCGAGCGGCGCAAATGAATACGATTCAAGCGCTACGCCAATCCACCAAACTGCACCAGCAAATGTTGGAGCAAACCCAGGCCCTCGAAGAATTTCAGCAAAATCTGCATAGCAACGTCAGTCAACAATTGGCGCGACTGGATCAACGCGCCAATGATCTGGAAAATCGCCTCAATATCACAGAGCAAGAAGTTAGCAAAATTAAGTTGCCGACGAATGGCGTCACGATACTGCATAGTCTGCGAGATCGGCTAAATCGCCTGGAAACATCGGTACAGCAACTTGAGCATACACAAGGCGAACGGCTACGCTATCTCCAGGCCGACGTCAGCCAAACCAAACGACTGATGCGCCAAATTCTCAACCAGGATGAGATCATCCTCAACCACGCAGAATCAACGATTGAACGCCACAATCCCCTCGACGGCCAACAAATCGATGACTTCTACAGCGCCTTTGAAGACGAGTTCCGCGGCAGCCGGGAAGCAATTAACCAACGTCTGCGCAAGTACATCCCCTTAATTGCCGACGCCAACTTGCCACCGCTCTCGAAAATCCTTGACCTCGGCTGTGGCCGGGGTGAATGGCTGGAGATCCTCAACGCTGAAGGCTATGAAACGATCGGCATTGATTTGAACGATGCCATGCTGGAACAATGCCAAGCAGCGGGGCTGAATGTCGTGAAAGTCGATGCCCTGGAATATCTGAAAGCCCTACCCGACAACAGCATCACGGCTATTACCGGCTTTCACATTGTCGAACATTTACCTTTTGAGATCCTCGTTAGCCTCATGTCTGAGGCATTTCGGGTGGTTCAGCCCGGTGGCTTTGTGCTGTTTGAAACGCCGAATCCCCGCAATGTCCTCGTCGGTAGCTTTAGCTTTTATCTTGATCCCACCCACCGCAATCCGATTCCCCCGGAAGTTTTACAGTTCCTGACTCGCTATAGCGGCTTTGAGCAAGTCACCCCAATCTGGGTAAATCCGTCCGATCGGCCCAAAGTCGTCGAAGATTCGGAATTAGCAAAACGCTTCAATGAACTGTTTTATGGTTTTATGGACTATGCAGTTATGGGATTGAAGGGATGAGGGTATTAGCCCTAACCACACAGGTACCGTTTGTCCGCGGCGGCGCAGAACTGTTAGCCGAAGGATTAGTCCGCTCAATTGAGGCCGCGGGCCATGAAGCCGAACTCGTATCGATCCCATTTAAGTGGTATCCCGCCGAACGGGTCCTCGATCAAATGCTGATCTGTCGGTTATTCGACTTAACCGAAGCCTGCGGCGACAAAATTGATCGCGTGATTGGCCTCAAATTTCCCACATATCTGATTCCGCACCCCAACAAAGTCCTGTGGCTCGTCCATCAGCACCGCACCGCCTACGATCTCTGGGACTCCCCCTATGGCGACCTGATCAAAATGCCCAATGGGCCACAAGTTCGGCAGGCCATTACCAATGCCGATAGCCAAGCCTTTAACGAATGCCGGAGTATTTATACGATCGCCGGGAATGTTTCCAAACGGTTAAAGCAGTTTAACAATGTCGATTCTGCACCGATTTACAGTCCGCCCTTTGGGGCAGAAGATTTTTACTGCGAGGCAGCGGAAGACTTTTTCTTCTTTCCCAGTCGCTTGAATATTATGAAACGGCAACAGCTGGTGATCGAAGCACTCGCTCAGACAAAGTCCCCCGTGAAAGTCGTCTTTGCGGGTAAATCCGATGACGATGCAACACGTAACGGCCTCAAAAATCTCGTTCGCCAATTGCAGCTTGAATCCCGTGTCACCTTCCTGGACGCCATTAGTGAAACCGAGAAACTCAGCCGCTACGCCAAGTCAATTGCGGTCGTTTATCCACCGCTCGATGAAGATTATGGTTATGTCACCCTCGAAGCGATGCTGGCCTCTAAACCCGTGATCACCTGCCACGATTCGGGGGGGTCTCTAGAGTTTGTCCTCAACGAAACCACCGGCTTGATTAGCGAACCAACGCCAGAAAGTTTGGCGATCGCCATGGATACGCTCTGGGACGATCGCGCCACCGCAAAGCAATTGGGGCAATCTGGCTACGATCGCTATATGAGTATGAATATTAGCTGGGCCAATGTCGTCCAGAAACTGCTTGCCTGACACCGTGACATTTCCCTGACACCGTGACACTTCATCGCTGCCGGTCCCATGCGCATTAATTACTTCTCACCCTTACTTCCATCCCAATCCGGTATTTCTGAGGTAGCCGAACAGGTTGTCCCGGCCTTAAGCCAATACGCCACAGTCACCGTTTGGACTGACCAAACCGAATGGAGCCAAGCCTTAGCGCAGTCGGCCAAAATTCGTCAATACGACCCCAATGATGTCAGCTGGCGGGAGCTGAATGACACCGACTTAAACGTCTACCACATCGGGAACAACGTCCATTTCCATCACGGAATCTGGCAAATTAGCAATCGCGTCCCCGGTCTGGTCGTAGTTCATGACGTGAAGCTACAACATTTGTTCTACGGCATCACCTGTGTGCGCGGCCGCGATGGTGAAGGTTATATTCGCGAAATTAGTCGCCGCTATGGGCATGAAGCCGGGATTACTGCCCGCCGATTTCTGAGTGGCGAAGTGCCGATCGCCGCAGTTGAAGACTTTAGTATGACCGAATGGGCCTTAGAAAATGCCGCCGCCGTGATGGTTCATACCCGCACCGCATTTCAACAGATTGCCCAAGCCGATCGCTGGCCCGTCGGTTATCAGCCCCTCGCCTTTCATACGCCACCGATCCTACGGGAGCGGCCGCGCCAAGCCCCACCCTATCGACTCGTGATATTTGGCTATATTGCCTATAACCGGCGGGTGGAAGCAGTACTGGAAGCCTTAGGCAAATTTGCCCAGCGCCGAAAATTTCAATTGGATATCTACGGCAAGCTGGACGACCCCGACAGCATCAACGGCTGCATCCAGCAGTTCAATCTCAAGGCACAGGTCAAAGTGCATGGGTTTGTCGACGATGCGGTGCTGGATCGCGCCCTGTCAGAAGCTCATTTAGCGATTAATCTGCGGTATCCCACCATGGGTGAAGCCTCGATTAGTCAACTGCGGATTTGGCGACATGCGCTACCGGCACTCGTCACCCAAGTTGGCTGGTATGCCGAGCAACCCGAGGATATCGTTTGCTTCGTTCGCCCCGAGCATGAGGTGGAAGACATCCAACAACATCTCGCCGCTTTGATTAAGCAACCCGAGCACTTCCGGGCGATGGGACAACGCGGCCGCCAGCGCTTAGAATCAATGCATTCCCCCGATGCCTATGCCCAGGCGATCGTCCGCTTTGCGGCGCAACTCAAACCGGGTTATCAAAATTTGACCACACAATACTGGCTGGAACAGGTAGCAGGCATTATGGCCCCCTGGCAAGCCGGGGAATTGAGCGATCGTGACCTCGATCGTGTCACCCAAACCATTAGCTGGCTCAGTCATCCAACCAACCAACCGGGCAATATCGACTCCATCACATCGACGAAAAAATCGCCCAGGTAGTCCGCCGCGATCGCGGGAAATCGGTATGATTGTACCTATGGCTATCATCTCGTCCAAAACGCCTCCCAATCCGGAGGAGAAACCATCAAAGTCTGGCACCAAGTCGGTCAAGTCCCCGGCCCAACAGGGGCAATTGCCCTTGACCGACAAACCCACAGTCGTCGGTCAACCACCGCCGCAAAAAGCACCGGATGCCCCCGAGTTACTGCAAGCCGATCGCCAGCCCGAAGAAAATGCCAAGCAAGAAGAGAAGATTCGGCCGCAATCAATCGATGAATATATTGGGCAACGGGATCTCAAGGAAGTTTTGACGATCGCCATTCAAGCGGCCAAGGGCCGGGGCGAATCCCTAGACCACTTGCTGCTCTACGGTCCACCGGGACTCGGCAAAACCACGATGTCGCTGATTTTGGCAGAAGCAATGGGCGTGAATTGTCAGATCACAAGTGCACCGTCGATCGAGCGCCCGCGGGATATCGTCGGTTTGCTGATGAAACTCCAACCCGGCGATTTACTGTTTATCGACGAAATTCATCGGCTCTCACGGGTCGCGGAAGAATTGCTCTATCCCGCCATGGAAGACTTCCGCATCGACATCACCCTCGGCAAAGGCCAGGGCGCACGCACGCAGTCCTTGAAATTACCGCGGTTTACCCTCGTGGGCGCCACCACCAAAATTGGGGCCCTCACGTCCCCCCTGCGCGATCGGTTTGGCTTAATCCAGCGCCTCCGATTTTACGAAATTGATGAACTCACCCAGATTATTTTGCGATCGAGTGAGTTATTCCGCACGGAGATTAGCCAGGCCGGGGCCGAAGAAATTGCCCGGCGCGCGCGCGGTACACCCCGCATTGCCAACCGGCTACTCCGCCGCGTCCGCGACTATATCCAAGTCAAAAATCATCCCCGGATTGAGCAGGCCATTGCCGCCGAAGCCCTTTCTCTGTTCAACGTTGACCCCTGCGGCCTCGACTGGACCGATCGCCGCATGCTCACCGTGATGATCGAGCGGTTTAACGGTGGCCCCGTCGGTTTGGAAACCATGGCTGCATCAACGGGGGAAGATGCACAGACCATTGAAGAAGTCTACGAACCCTACTTGCTCCAAATCGGCTATTTAAGCCGGACGCCGCGGGGCCGCATCGCCACCCCGGCCGCTTGGAAACATTTGGGCTACGAACCACCCACACAACAGTTACCCCTGTTATCGTAGGAAAACCAATTTCTCCGTATTTGTTACCCGCGATCGTTTTCATGAGCAGCTCAACCATGCCCCGCCCCGCCCAACTAAAACTTCACTGGCAGACCCTTTTACGTCAACTCAAGGTCCTTTGGGTGAGCAGTCTCGCCATCTTGGTCATTAGCTGGCCCACTCTGGCCATCGCCGCTGAGTCTAGCCCCACCATCACCAAGTCTAACGCTGCGGCCACAGCGACACCCGAGGCCGCAGCCAAACCGCAGGCTTCCGTGGTGAGCTATTTTGAGCAATTAAGCCAAATGCGTGAGGCGGCATTCTCGGCCACTAATAGCGGTGATTTCGCCACCGCCGAACAGGTTTGGAGCAGCCTGATCGAGCAACTCCCCGAAAATCCTGCCCTCTGGAGTAATCGCGGCAATTCCCGCGTCAGTCAAGGCAAGTATGAGGCCGCCCTCACCGATTTCCAAAAAGCCACCGAACTCGCACCGGAAGCACCGGATCCCTATCTGAATCGCGGTGCGGCCTACGAAGGGCTGGGACAATTCGAAGCGGCGATCGCCGAGTACAACCACGTGCTGGATATTGACTCCAAAGACGCGGCAGCCTATAACAATCGCGGTAATGCCGAAGCCGCGATCGGGCAATGGGATAACGCGCTCCAGGACTATCGTAAAGCCTCACTCTTAGAACGGGAGTTTGTGATTGCCCGGGCCAATGTTGCCATGGCTGAGTTCGAATTGGGCAATCCGGATGAAGCACTACGCGACCTCCGAAACGTCGTACGCAAATACCCGACCTTTGCCGATGCCCGGGCCGCTTTAACCGCAACACTGTGGTCACAGGGTAAGGCCGGAGAAGCAGAAAGTAACTGGGTCTCCGTCATCGAACTCGATAAGCATTACAAAAATCTTGACTGGGTCAAGGCCAATCGCCGCTGGTCACCGTCCATGCTGAAGGCACTAGAGAGCTTTTTGAAGTTGTCCTAGCGGTCAATGTCCTCGCCGCAATCGCCGTTTCACACTAATGGCCGTAGTTGTCCTAATCCACTACGGCCATCGCTACGCCAACCCCTGGCTTGGCCCAGCCCACAGCTGTAAACACAACCACCCGTCATCACACCGCAGCACATCCAGACCCACAACCACTAGGCTTGATCATCCCAATAAAATCGGTAAAACAACTCCGCATTTTCAAACCCGTGGTCGTGCGTCACATGGTGAATCCAATGCTCATCTACCAGCCGCTGCCCCAGGCGTAACGCATCCAACGGTGACATTTTGAGCTGTTCGACTAACCAATCCACTGCGTCACTCCCGACAAAACAGCGGCTATAGTTTTTCAGATGATACCGGCGATCCTTAATTGCCACGCCCCCCACATCCCGCAACCGGGACACCAGGCCCTCCAAATCCATCTGCATAATTGGATCAGACTCAACCTTGGGGTCGTTGGCACGCTGCAGCCCTTGATCTTCTGACCACACACTATGAATCGCCTCTTCCTCAACCACGAGCACCAAATACTTCTCCTGAGTTTTCTGGTAAACCTGACGCGCCATCGTAATCGCCGCTTGGTTACTCGGTCCAGGAAACTGCTTGAGCCGACGAAATAGCTTCCCCTGATAGATCACACCGGGATAGGACTTGAGCGAATCTTGCTGACGCTGAATGACGCGACAAGGCTCTACATGAGCTTCTTTCAGAATTAACATGGGAAGTAGGGTGATACACACCGACCAACAAACAGCCTGAACTAGAAAAAGTTACAGCACTAAGTAAGCAACTGGATTGCCCCTCACCTCGCGGCGGCAACAGCCAGGTACATCAAAATGCGGCACCGACCCGTCAGCAATTAACAACCCGCCACCGGCTCAGCCAACTACTTGACTAGGACAATCTCACCATAGCGAAAAGTGTTGGGGAAAGTCCATGCGGCTAGCTCAAGCAATCCATCGCAGCCGTAGCGAACTCCACTGAAGACAACCGATCGACCGGATCAAGCCGTCCCATACCAACCGATCACATTCACCGCACCGCATCACAACCAACCGACTAACGCCCCGCGGAGCTGTTGTAATAATCATTCACATCAAAACTGATGTTGGCGATCGTCCGTAATGTCGATCGGGTAATCAGCTTACCCCCCTGGACTAACACCTGCCCCGTCATCGGATGGAGCAAATTTGCCTCCGCCCGGCGTCCGATCAAATCCTCAACGTCTTTCACCGAATTGACATACATGCCTGGCGGCAACTCTACCACCACGCCTTCTTTAACCACCCGTGACTGACAAGCCAGACGCGAATTCGTCCGACAAGAAGTAATCACCTCCAGCGTCCGTTGCTCCCGTCGATTCATCGGCGTCAGGCTCTCCATGCCCGCCTGAACATAGATGTGACAAGTGGCACACATGCCCCGTCCACCACACTCGCGCAAAACATCTAAATCCTTATGCAGTAAGACCGACAGCAAATTACCATTCGTTTCAACGGTCGTTTCTTGCGCAATCGGCTCAAGACGCACAGTCTTTGGCATAATCCCATCCCCTAACTAAACTTGCACAAACCCCAAACCTGACTCAAGCGACCGGATCAAACAATAAGGATTGATCGAAGGGGCTGAGCTGACGCTCCAAAATTTCGCGGAAATCGCGAATAACTCGGCGCACGGCCTGAATAATCCCGTCAACCCACTGCTTGAGGCTTCTGTATTGCTCAATCGTTAACGGCTGATGCAAAGACATTTGCGGCGAGGCCACAAGATATTCCTGCATATCGAAGGTAATCGGCGACAGCCAAATATCGTGGGGCCGTGCCATTAAAACCTGATTCGACAAAATCCGCTTCCCCAAATATTCCACACCAGCCGCAATCACCTGATTCATCACCTGCAACACATCATGCAGCGTCGGCAGCATCACCGGCTCCGACTCCACAGGATCAGCAAAACTGGGTGCGGCCAAGCTCGGGGCAGCAACTTCGGCCGTCAACGCATGTAATTGATCGAGGACCGGGCCCGGAATATCTTTTAGCACTTGCAGCAATGGCGGGAGCACCGACGCATAACGCTGGCGGTCGGCCGCATTGCCCAACCATACGACAAATACCTTCGATCGGTCCAAGCGGTACAGATGCGTCCAATGGGTCTGCAACTGTAGCTCCAGCTCAAAAAATTCCGTGGGAATCGTCTCCAACACCTGGGCCACATTTTGCGCAAACAACGCCTTATCCTGTGGTTGCAAGGTGCCATTGAGATGGCGGAAGTAATCAAGCTGAGGGCCATCCATCAGCGCAAAGCCCACAATCCCGGCGACATTCAGGAAATCTTGGACAGTCTTACTTATCGTGACACCTGGTCTCATAAACGACACACATTACATTTGATTAAAATCTGGTCTGAGACATGAATTGCACAGACCACTTTGACCCGAGTTGGTTGATAATCCAAGGGAGGTACGTTGAATCGTCATCGATCGATGACTTTTTCAAGCACTTCATCGACTCGCTCACTAGATCCAGTCCTAGTCACGCTTCAAACGCAGGGCAATCATCAAATCCACAGCCGCGGCATGGAGCTGCGGCTGATCGACACATCTCCTTGTCTGATTGTTTATCATCGCGACCTCCGCCTTTATGTCAGATCTCCCTTTTACACTCGATCAGCTGCGTATCCTCAAAGCCATTGCGGAGGAAGGGAGCTTTAAGCGGGCTGCCGACAGCCTATACGTCTCTCAACCAGCTGTGAGTCTTCAGGTGCAAAACCTGGAGCGCCAACTGGATGTACCACTCTTCGATCGGGGGGGACGTCGAGCACAATTAACCGAAGCGGGGCATCTACTGCTGAATTATGGTGAGAAAATCCTGACCCTTTGCCAGGAAACTTGTCGGGCCCTCGAGGATTTACAAAATCTCCAAGGCGGTTCGTTAATTATTGGAGCTAGTCAAACCAC is a window from the Romeriopsis navalis LEGE 11480 genome containing:
- the ruvB gene encoding Holliday junction branch migration DNA helicase RuvB; its protein translation is MAIISSKTPPNPEEKPSKSGTKSVKSPAQQGQLPLTDKPTVVGQPPPQKAPDAPELLQADRQPEENAKQEEKIRPQSIDEYIGQRDLKEVLTIAIQAAKGRGESLDHLLLYGPPGLGKTTMSLILAEAMGVNCQITSAPSIERPRDIVGLLMKLQPGDLLFIDEIHRLSRVAEELLYPAMEDFRIDITLGKGQGARTQSLKLPRFTLVGATTKIGALTSPLRDRFGLIQRLRFYEIDELTQIILRSSELFRTEISQAGAEEIARRARGTPRIANRLLRRVRDYIQVKNHPRIEQAIAAEALSLFNVDPCGLDWTDRRMLTVMIERFNGGPVGLETMAASTGEDAQTIEEVYEPYLLQIGYLSRTPRGRIATPAAWKHLGYEPPTQQLPLLS
- a CDS encoding 2Fe-2S iron-sulfur cluster-binding protein → MPKTVRLEPIAQETTVETNGNLLSVLLHKDLDVLRECGGRGMCATCHIYVQAGMESLTPMNRREQRTLEVITSCRTNSRLACQSRVVKEGVVVELPPGMYVNSVKDVEDLIGRRAEANLLHPMTGQVLVQGGKLITRSTLRTIANISFDVNDYYNSSAGR
- a CDS encoding tetratricopeptide repeat protein codes for the protein MSSSTMPRPAQLKLHWQTLLRQLKVLWVSSLAILVISWPTLAIAAESSPTITKSNAAATATPEAAAKPQASVVSYFEQLSQMREAAFSATNSGDFATAEQVWSSLIEQLPENPALWSNRGNSRVSQGKYEAALTDFQKATELAPEAPDPYLNRGAAYEGLGQFEAAIAEYNHVLDIDSKDAAAYNNRGNAEAAIGQWDNALQDYRKASLLEREFVIARANVAMAEFELGNPDEALRDLRNVVRKYPTFADARAALTATLWSQGKAGEAESNWVSVIELDKHYKNLDWVKANRRWSPSMLKALESFLKLS
- a CDS encoding DEP domain-containing protein: MLILKEAHVEPCRVIQRQQDSLKSYPGVIYQGKLFRRLKQFPGPSNQAAITMARQVYQKTQEKYLVLVVEEEAIHSVWSEDQGLQRANDPKVESDPIMQMDLEGLVSRLRDVGGVAIKDRRYHLKNYSRCFVGSDAVDWLVEQLKMSPLDALRLGQRLVDEHWIHHVTHDHGFENAELFYRFYWDDQA
- a CDS encoding glycosyltransferase, whose protein sequence is MRINYFSPLLPSQSGISEVAEQVVPALSQYATVTVWTDQTEWSQALAQSAKIRQYDPNDVSWRELNDTDLNVYHIGNNVHFHHGIWQISNRVPGLVVVHDVKLQHLFYGITCVRGRDGEGYIREISRRYGHEAGITARRFLSGEVPIAAVEDFSMTEWALENAAAVMVHTRTAFQQIAQADRWPVGYQPLAFHTPPILRERPRQAPPYRLVIFGYIAYNRRVEAVLEALGKFAQRRKFQLDIYGKLDDPDSINGCIQQFNLKAQVKVHGFVDDAVLDRALSEAHLAINLRYPTMGEASISQLRIWRHALPALVTQVGWYAEQPEDIVCFVRPEHEVEDIQQHLAALIKQPEHFRAMGQRGRQRLESMHSPDAYAQAIVRFAAQLKPGYQNLTTQYWLEQVAGIMAPWQAGELSDRDLDRVTQTISWLSHPTNQPGNIDSITSTKKSPR